One Brassica oleracea var. oleracea cultivar TO1000 chromosome C7, BOL, whole genome shotgun sequence genomic window carries:
- the LOC106303951 gene encoding PHD finger protein ING1 isoform X1, which translates to MQSCETLNTQMSFADEFESNLVSLAHVLQKKYALLRDLDKSLQENQRQNEQRCEKEIEDIRRGRTGNVTPNAHFSEEAIDEQKHSVRIADEKLALAMQAYDLVDMHVQQLDQYMKKSNEQMRREKENASASNLENSGEAGKAGEGRRGGRKKTRLATAASTAAVASASAGMTSTGMDLDLPVDPNEPTYCICNQVSYGEMIACDNNECKIEWFHFGCVGLKDQPKGKWYCPDCATVKKSRKGR; encoded by the exons ATGCAATCTTGTGAAACCCTAAATACCCAAATGTCATTCGCCGACGAATTTGAATCTA ATCTCGTGTCGTTGGCTCATGTATTGCAGAAGAAATATGCACTCCTCCGTGATTTGGATAAAAGTTTGCAAG AAAATCAAAGACAGAACGAGCAACGGTGTGAAAAGGAGATAGAGGATATAAGAAGAGGCAGAACCGGAAATGTTACACCCAATGCACACTTCTCAGAGGAAGCAATTGATGAACAGAAGCACAGTGTCAGGATTGCTGATGAGAAGCTCGCTTTGGCTATGCAGGCTTATGATCTG GTGGATATGCATGTTCAGCAACTTGACCAGTACATGAAAAAATCCAATGAGCAGATGCGCCGAG AGAAGGAAAATGCTTCTGCATCAAACCTTGAGAACAGCGGGGAAGCCGGGAAGGCAGGTGAAGGTAGAAGAGGAGGACGAAAGAA GACAAGGCTAGCAACTGCAGCGTCAACAGCAGCAGTAGCATCAGCATCAGCAGGTATGACTTCTACTGGTATGGATTTGGATCTGCCTGTGGATCCCAACGAACCAACTTACTGCATCTGCAACCAAGTTAGCTACGGCGAGATGATTGCATGCGATAACAATGAG TGTAAGATTGAGTGGTTCCATTTTGGTTGCGTGGGTCTGAAAGATCAACCCAAAGGGAAATGGTACTGTCCGGATTGTGCTACAGTCAAGAAGAGCAGGAAAGGCCGATGA
- the LOC106303951 gene encoding PHD finger protein ING1 isoform X2 produces MYCRRNMHSSVIWIKVCKVTLIFVENQRQNEQRCEKEIEDIRRGRTGNVTPNAHFSEEAIDEQKHSVRIADEKLALAMQAYDLVDMHVQQLDQYMKKSNEQMRREKENASASNLENSGEAGKAGEGRRGGRKKTRLATAASTAAVASASAGMTSTGMDLDLPVDPNEPTYCICNQVSYGEMIACDNNECKIEWFHFGCVGLKDQPKGKWYCPDCATVKKSRKGR; encoded by the exons ATGTATTGCAGAAGAAATATGCACTCCTCCGTGATTTGGATAAAAGTTTGCAAG GTGACTTTAATCTTTGTAGAAAATCAAAGACAGAACGAGCAACGGTGTGAAAAGGAGATAGAGGATATAAGAAGAGGCAGAACCGGAAATGTTACACCCAATGCACACTTCTCAGAGGAAGCAATTGATGAACAGAAGCACAGTGTCAGGATTGCTGATGAGAAGCTCGCTTTGGCTATGCAGGCTTATGATCTG GTGGATATGCATGTTCAGCAACTTGACCAGTACATGAAAAAATCCAATGAGCAGATGCGCCGAG AGAAGGAAAATGCTTCTGCATCAAACCTTGAGAACAGCGGGGAAGCCGGGAAGGCAGGTGAAGGTAGAAGAGGAGGACGAAAGAA GACAAGGCTAGCAACTGCAGCGTCAACAGCAGCAGTAGCATCAGCATCAGCAGGTATGACTTCTACTGGTATGGATTTGGATCTGCCTGTGGATCCCAACGAACCAACTTACTGCATCTGCAACCAAGTTAGCTACGGCGAGATGATTGCATGCGATAACAATGAG TGTAAGATTGAGTGGTTCCATTTTGGTTGCGTGGGTCTGAAAGATCAACCCAAAGGGAAATGGTACTGTCCGGATTGTGCTACAGTCAAGAAGAGCAGGAAAGGCCGATGA
- the LOC106301955 gene encoding dirigent protein 16, which produces MMMIKQSPFSSPLTAIFLLTLAVFAAALEPPPEDPIFELYMHDILGGSSPTARPITGLLGNIYNGQVPFAKQIGFTPPENGIAIPNANGALPTVNGINGVPLGTGLSGTAYSGQNLNGIQTQLGPDGLSLGFGTITVIDDILTSGPDLGSQPLGKAQGVYVASSGDGSTQMMAFTAMLEGGEYNDNLNFYGIYRIGSAMSHLSVTGGTGRFKNACGFAEVRPLIPSGQHQVDGAESLLRIIVHLKY; this is translated from the coding sequence ATGATGATGATCAAGCAATCACCATTCTCCTCTCCATTAACAGCAATCTTCTTGCTCACACTTGCTGTTTTCGCAGCAGCGCTTGAACCTCCACCTGAAGACCCCATTTTCGAGCTCTACATGCACGATATACTTGGAGGAAGCAGCCCCACGGCGAGACCCATCACAGGTTTGCTCGGCAACATTTACAACGGTCAAGTTCCTTTTGCTAAGCAGATTGGTTTCACTCCTCCCGAAAACGGCATAGCCATACCCAATGCAAACGGCGCCCTTCCAACTGTTAACGGTATCAACGGTGTACCTCTCGGGACAGGCTTGTCTGGTACAGCTTACTCTGGTCAGAACCTGAACGGGATACAGACTCAGCTGGGTCCCGATGGTTTGAGTCTCGGGTTTGGCACCATCACGGTCATCGATGACATACTCACATCTGGTCCTGACTTGGGCTCGCAGCCACTTGGTAAGGCTCAAGGAGTTTACGTTGCAAGTTCCGGAGATGGAAGCACACAGATGATGGCTTTCACGGCTATGCTTGAAGGTGGAGAGTACAACGACAACCTCAACTTCTATGGTATTTACAGGATTGGAAGCGCCATGTCGCATCTGTCAGTGACTGGAGGAACAGGTAGGTTCAAGAACGCTTGTGGCTTTGCCGAGGTCAGGCCTTTGATTCCATCTGGTCAGCACCAAGTGGATGGTGCAGAGTCCTTACTAAGGATCATTGTCCATCTAAAGTACTAA
- the LOC106301953 gene encoding hydroxyethylthiazole kinase: MESKEWSSGVWTHLTAVRRQSPLVQCITNFVSMDLVANTLLSAGASPAMVHSVAEVPDFTPHIHALFVNVGTLTPDWLPSMKAAAELAAQLGKPWVLDPAAVSCSGFRLKACLELVEIKPSVIKGNGSEIIALSGSASQGQTKGADSSHESTEAIEAAKSLALSSGAVVAVSGAVDIVTDGKRVIGVHNGTKMMQRITATGCSLAGLVAAFLAVDPLQPLEATVSAMSVFGIAGELGEELANGPASLRMHLIDSLYGLDETTVLSRVKITRLG, from the exons ATGGAATCAAAAGAATGGAGCTCCGGCGTGTGGACGCACCTTACGGCCGTCCGGCGACAATCGCCGCTGGTTCAGTGCATCACCAACTTCGTCTCAATGGACCTCGTGGCCAACACGCTTTTATCCGCCGGCGCATCGCCGGCGATGGTTCATTCGGTCGCTGAGGTTCCCGATTTCACACCTCATATTCACGCTCTCTTCGTCAACGTCGGCACGCTTACACCTGACTGGCTTCCCTCCATGAAAGCCGCCGCCGAACTCGCTGCTCAGCTCGGAAAGCCCTGGGTTCTCGATCCCGCCGCCGTGAGTTGCTCCGGTTTCCGGTTGAAGGCGTGCTTGGAGCTTGTTGAGATTAAACCTAGCGTGATCAAAGGAAACGGTTCTGAGATCATAGCTCTCTCGGGCTCTGCTTCGCAGGGTCAGACTAAG GGTGCGGATAGCTCTCATGAATCTACAGAGGCCATAGAAGCTGCAAAGTCATTAGCTTTGTCTAGTGGTGCTGTTGTTGCGGTTTCAGGAGCTGTTGATATCGTTACGGATGGGAAACGGGTTATTGGTGTCCACAACGGGACAAAGATGATGCAAAGGATCACTGCAACTGGATGTTCACTAGCTGGCCTGGTTGCTGCGTTTCTCGCTGTCGATCCGTTACAGCCGCTGGAAGCTACCGTGTCCGCTATGTCTGTCTTTGGTATAGCAGGTGAGTTGGGTGAAGAGTTGGCGAATGGTCCAGCTTCTTTGAGAATGCATTTGATTGATTCTCTTTACGGTTTAGATGAAACCACTGTGCTTAGCCGTGTGAAAATCACCAGGTTGGGTTGA
- the LOC106306310 gene encoding protein KRI1 homolog has product MPSKVFGGDIPENKGPVELEVDDEYRRKLEFNREREDRRRYAKAVAEGEIVEDEDESKESEDVSDPEEEIGVDEVSTWIKSLNKLKEHDPGFLATGQIDDAEKKDRKKKKKKKKTKMKVMHIKDVQAQHLLEHGPDADEEDEGRSSMVQSYGEQQEELRRAVSDALEAGGEESDDDDEDLFKVKEGDDDSEEEEEDEDLKEMADEYFGKESELGEGDKFLRDYLLKQMWKDKDGKGKTQVIDEAELKQISDDEELVIEQEEFETKYRHEEKNAAGGIVMGQSRIVEDSVRKKDNPRKKQRENKVDRKKIAEIERQEELKRLKNVKKKEIEEKMKKVLSIAGFKEGEEFPLDARGLEDEFDPDEYDKMMKAAFDDNYYGAEDSELHSDDDEKPDFDKEDELLGLPKNWDVIQSGDGFTATREKVLKQNEDDEEPEEEEEEEVDEEEEREGKRKRKRKASLVKRAQEALMEEYYKLDYEDTIGDLKTRFKFAKVQPNSYGLEKEEILFLDDTELNQYVPLKKMAPYMEKDWEVNKYKLKEQKHKFSELLERIDDPDEKRSKKRSKKRDREEKRDAVVKEKKPAAPIADEEGEAGTSKLSRKAKRRRREAEKKLPPNRMVAYGKTN; this is encoded by the coding sequence ATGCCTTCCAAAGTGTTCGGCGGTGACATTCCTGAGAACAAAGGCCCCGTTGAGCTCGAGGTCGACGACGAATACCGTCGTAAGTTGGAATTCAACAGAGAGCGCGAGGATAGAAGGCGATACGCCAAAGCGGTGGCGGAAGGTGAAATCGTCGAGGACGAAGACGAATCCAAAGAATCCGAAGACGTTTCTGACCCAGAGGAGGAGATCGGAGTTGATGAAGTCTCCACGTGGATCAAATCTTTAAATAAGTTAAAGGAACATGACCCTGGGTTTCTAGCTACAGGACAGATCGATGATGCTGAGAAGAAGGATCGTAAGAAGAAGAAGAAGAAGAAGAAGACGAAAATGAAGGTGATGCACATCAAAGATGTTCAGGCGCAGCATTTGCTCGAGCATGGTCCAGATGCTGATGAGGAAGATGAAGGGAGGAGTAGCATGGTTCAGAGTTACGGCGAGCAGCAGGAGGAGCTGAGACGAGCTGTGTCTGATGCTCTGGAGGCTGGAGGGGAGGAGAGCGATGATGATGATGAGGATCTCTTCAAAGTCAAGGAAGGAGATGATGATTCTGAAGAGGAGGAAGAAGATGAGGATCTTAAGGAGATGGCTGATGAGTACTTCGGTAAAGAGTCTGAGCTTGGTGAGGGCGACAAGTTCTTGAGAGATTACTTGCTCAAACAGATGTGGAAGGATAAAGATGGAAAAGGCAAAACCCAAGTGATTGATGAAGCAGAGCTTAAGCAGATCTCAGATGACGAGGAATTGGTTATTGAGCAGGAGGAGTTTGAGACCAAGTATCGTCATGAGGAGAAGAATGCAGCAGGGGGCATTGTTATGGGTCAGTCTAGGATCGTTGAAGATTCCGTGAGGAAGAAGGATAACCCGAGGAAAAAACAGAGGGAGAACAAGGTCGATAGGAAGAAAATTGCTGAGATTGAGAGGCAAGAAGAGCTTAAGCGGCTCAAGAATGTCAAGAAGAAGGAGATTGAGGAGAAGATGAAGAAGGTTCTTTCTATTGCTGGTTTTAAGGAAGGGGAAGAGTTTCCTTTAGATGCACGAGGCCTGGAAGATGAGTTTGACCCCGACGAGTATGATAAGATGATGAAAGCTGCTTTTGATGACAACTACTACGGTGCTGAGGACTCAGAGTTGCATAGTGATGATGATGAGAAGCCTGACTTTGACAAGGAAGATGAACTCCTTGGACTCCCAAAGAATTGGGATGTCATTCAAAGTGGGGATGGGTTTACTGCCACCAGAGAAAAGGTTTTGAAGCAAAATGAGGATGATGAAGAACCTGAAGAGGAAGAAGAAGAAGAAGTGGATGAGGAAGAAGAGAGAGAGGGTAAGAGGAAGAGAAAGAGAAAAGCATCTCTTGTGAAAAGAGCCCAGGAAGCTTTGATGGAGGAGTACTACAAGCTAGACTATGAGGACACAATTGGAGATTTGAAGACAAGGTTTAAGTTTGCTAAAGTACAACCAAACAGCTATGGGCTGGAGAAGGAAGAGATACTCTTCTTGGACGACACTGAGCTGAACCAGTACGTACCATTGAAGAAGATGGCTCCGTACATGGAAAAGGACTGGGAGGTGAACAAGTACAAACTCAAGGAGCAGAAACACAAGTTCAGTGAGTTGCTGGAGAGGATTGATGATCCTGATGAGAAGAGGAGCAAGAAGAGGAGCAAGAAGAGGGATCGTGAAGAGAAGCGAGATGCTGTTGTTAAGGAGAAGAAGCCAGCAGCACCGATAGCAGATGAGGAAGGCGAGGCTGGGACAAGCAAACTGTCGAGGAAGGCGAAGAGAAGAAGACGTGAAGCTGAGAAGAAGCTTCCTCCTAACAGAATGGTTGCTTATGGGAAGACAAATTGA
- the LOC106301646 gene encoding glutamine--fructose-6-phosphate aminotransferase [isomerizing] 2: MCGIFAYLNFHANKERRYILNVLFNGLRRLEYRGYDSAGIAIDSSLLSQNCPTSSPPLVFRQAGNIESLVNSVNEEIANTELNLEEVFYFHAGIAHTRWATHGEPAPRNSHPQSSGPGDDFLVVHNGVITNYEVLKETLVRHGFTFESDTDTEVIPKLAKFVFDKANEEGEQTVSFCEVVFEVMRHLEGAYALIFKSWRYPNELVACKRGSPLLLGVKELDQDMSNTHVFKDAHFLSKNDHPKEFFLSSDPHALVEHTKKVLVIEDEEVVHLKDGGVDILKFERRSGSSRPASVERALSVLEMEVEQINKGKYDHYMQKEIHEQPESLTTTMRGRLIRGGSSKPKTVLLGGLKDHLKTIRRSRRIVFIGCGTSYNAALASRPILEELSGIPVSMEIASDLWDRQGPIYREDTAVFVSQSGETADTLLALDYARENGALCVGITNTVGSSIARKTDCGVHINAGAEIGVASTKAYTSQIVVMVMLALAIGSDTISSQTRREAIIDGLLDLPNKIGEVLKLDEEMKDLAKLLIEEQSLLVFGRGYNYATALEGALKVKEVSLMHSEGILAGEMKHGPLALVDENLPIAVIATRDACFSKQQSVIQQLHARKGRLIVMCSKGDAASVSSSGSCRAIEVPQVEDCLQPVVNIVPLQLLAYHLTVLRGHNVDQPRNLAKSVTTQ, translated from the exons ATGTGTGGAATATTCGCGTATCTGAATTTCCACGCGAACAAAGAGAGACGTTACATTCTCAACGTTCTGTTCAATGGCCTCCGTCGTCTCGAGTACCGCGGCTACGATTCCGCAGGCATCGCCATCGATTCTTCTTTGCTCTCTCAAAACTGCCCTACCTCTTCTCCTCCGCTCGTGTTTCGTCAGGCTGGCAACATCGAATCACTCGTCAATTCCGTCAACGAAG AGATTGCGAATACAGAATTGAACTTGGAGGAGGTTTTCTATTTTCACGCTGGGATTGCACACACGAGGTGGGCTACTCATGGTGAGCCAGCTCCCAGGAACAGTCATCCTCAGTCTTCTGGTCCTGGTGATGATTTTCTGGTTGTTCACAATGGCGTTATCACTAACTATGAG GTACTGAAAGAGACGTTAGTCAGGCATGGATTTACTTTTGAATCTGATACAGACACTGAAGTCATTCCCAAGCTTGCTAAATTTGTTTTTGACAAAGCCAATGAAGAAG GTGAGCAGACCGTAAGTTTCTGTGAAGTTGTCTTTGAAGTGATGAGACACCTCGAGGGTGCTTATGCTCTTATTTTCAAAAGCTGGCGTTATCCTAACGAGTTAGTTGCCTGCAAGCGTGGAAGTCCCTTGCTTTTAGGCGTTAAA GAGCTAGACCAAGATATGAGCAACACTCATGTTTTCAAGGATGCCCACTTTCTTTCCAAGAATGACCATCCTAAGGAATTCTTCTTATCAAGTGACCCGCACGCTCTTGTTGAGCACACAAAGAAAGTTTTGGTGATTGAAGATGAAGAAGTTGTTCATCTCAAG GATGGAGGCGTTGACATACTTAAGTTTGAAAGGCGTAGTGGTTCATCTAGACCTGCTTCAGTGGAACGTGCATTATCTGTTTTAGAGATGGAGGTTGAGCAAATAAACAAGGGCAAGTATGATCATTACATGCAAAAAGAAATCCACGAGCAGCCGGAATCTCTAACTACTACAATGAGAGGCAGGCTTATACGCGGTGGTTCAAGCAAACCGAAAACAGTCCTCCTAGGTGGGTTGAAGGATCACCTCAAGACCATAAGACGCAGCCGTCGTATAGTTTTCATCGGGTGTGGGACAAGTTACAACGCCGCTCTTGCATCAAGACCTATCTTGGAAGAACTCTCTG GTATACCAGTCAGCATGGAGATTGCTAGTGATCTCTGGGACCGGCAAGGTCCCATATACAGAGAGGACACGGCGGTGTTTGTGAGTCAGTCTGGTGAAACAGCAGATACATTACTGGCCTTGGATTATGCTCGCGAAAACGGTGCCTTGTGTGTCGGGATAACTAACACAGTTGGGAGCTCCATAGCTAGAAAAACAGACTGTGGTGTCCATATTAACGCAGGAGCTGAGATCGGTGTGGCAAGTACAAAG GCATACACAAGTCAGATCGTGGTGATGGTAATGCTAGCTCTAGCGATTGGAAGTGACACAATCTCCAGCCAAACTAGACGGGAAGCTATAATTGATGGGCTGCTTGATTTACCGA ATAAGATTGGGGAAGTACTAAAGCTAGACGAGGAAATGAAGGATCTTGCAAAACTGTTGATAGAGGAGCAGTCACTGCTTGTGTTTGGAAGAGGATACAACTACGCAACAGCATTAGAAGGAGCACTGAAAGTAAAAGAAGTATCACTTATGCACAGCGAAGGAATACTTGCAGGAGAAATGAAACACGGGCCTTTAGCTTTAGTTGATGAGAATCTACCTATCGCTGTGATCGCCACTCGCGATGCTTGTTTCAGCAAACAACAATCTGTGATTCAGCAACTACACGCACGCAAAGGGAGATTGATAGTGATGTGCTCAAAAGGCGATGCTGCGTCTGTGAGCTCGAGTGGATCTTGTAGAGCAATAGAGGTTCCTCAAGTGGAAGATTGTTTACAGCCTGTTGTTAATATAGTGCCATTACAG TTATTGGCGTATCATCTGACTGTTCTGAGAGGACACAATGTTGACCAGCCGAGGAATTTAGCGAAGAGTGTGACAACTCAGTAG
- the LOC106305891 gene encoding rop guanine nucleotide exchange factor 1 — MASLSSEEDEECSSERCGSYSPSADVSCQSESSSSFFGETSSPRRFYFPAPVMLPVIGGKDVVWDDKSEKQGSDLSEIEMMKERFAKLLLGEDMSGGGKGVCTALAISNAITNLSATVFGELWRLEPLAPQKKAMWRRELEWLLCVCDSIVELIPSTQQFPGGGGTYEIMETRPRSDLYANLPALKKLDAMLVDMLDGFSDTEFWYTDRGIGLGDCKKESFDSPASRGGGGGRPSFRQEEKWWLPCPKVPPNGLSEETRKKLQQCRDFANQILKAALAINAGVLAEMEIPDPYLETLPKSGKECLGEIIHQYLTANKFSPECLLDCIDLSSEHQTLEIANRIEVAVHVWRQKKKGRKHKNQGKLKLSSWSGKVKGLVNDSERNEFLAQRAETLLQSLRIRFPGLPQTTLDMNKIQYNRDVGHGVLESYSRVLESMAFNVTARIDDVLYVDDAMRRSVSATESPALFSIGGLNGRPAAQKPFSVQSSPYGSPFATPSLSIASRTPRRAPLLYRSGTSEKGVLGESEKAWSYAGNLSSRRVTGVTPERD; from the exons ATGGCAAGTCTATCTTCGGAGGAAGACGAAGAGTGCTCTTCCGAGAGATGCGGAAGCTACAGCCCCAGCGCCGACGTTAGCTGCCAGTCGGAGAGTTCAAGCAGCTTCTTCGGAGAAACCTCTAGCCCCCGTAGGTTTTACTTCCCGGCGCCTGTCATGCTTCCGGTCATCGGCGGCAAAGACGTTGTCTGGGATGACAAGTCAGAGAAACAAGGCAGCGACTTATCTG AAATTGAGATGATGAAGGAGAGATTTGCTAAGCTGCTTCTCGGAGAAGACATGTCTGGAGGAGGTAAAGGTGTTTGTACAGCTCTTGCAATCTCCAACGCCATTACCAATCTCTCTG CGACTGTGTTTGGTGAGCTATGGAGGCTTGAGCCTCTTGCTCCACAGAAGAAGGCAATGTGGCGTAGAGAGCTTGAGTGGTTACTCTGTGTATGCGACTCGATCGTTGAGCTCATTCCTTCCACCCAGCAGTTCCCTGGAGGAGGCGGGACTTACGAGATCATGGAGACTCGCCCTCGTTCTGATCTCTATGCCAACCTCCCTGCTCTCAAGAAGCTTGATGCAATGTTGGTTGATATGCTCGACGGTTTTTCAGACACTGAGTTCTGGTATACTGATCGTGGGATTGGTCTTGGAGATTGTAAAAAGGAGTCCTTCGACTCCCCAGCTTCCCGTGGCGGCGGCGGTGGTCGTCCTTCCTTTAGGCAGGAGGAAAAGTGGTGGCTGCCTTGCCCTAAGGTTCCCCCTAATGGTTTGTCAGAAGAGACGAGGAAGAAACTGCAGCAGTGCCGGGACTTTGCTAACCAGATACTCAAGGCTGCATTGGCTATTAACGCCGGTGTTCTCGCCGAAATGGAGATACCTGACCCTTACTTGGAGACATTGCCCAAG AGCGGGAAGGAGTGTCTTGGAGAGATAATCCACCAGTACTTAACTGCAAACAAGTTCTCACCTGAATGTCTCCTAGACTGTATTGATCTCTCATCTGAACATCAGACTCTTGAAATCGCCAACAGGATTGAGGTTGCCGTGCACGTTTGGAGGCAGAAGAAGAAGGGTAGAAAGCATAAGAATCAGGGGAAGCTAAAGCTATCTTCATGGAGTGGCAAGGTCAAAGGACTTGTAAACGACTCTGAGAGAAATGAGTTCCTTGCGCAGAGAGCTGAGACACTCTTGCAGAGCCTGAGGATCCGTTTCCCTGGTCTTCCCCAGACGACGCTGGACATGAACAAGATCCAGTACAACAGG GATGTAGGGCATGGCGTTCTTGAGAGTTACTCGAGGGTGTTGGAGAGCATGGCGTTCAACGTCACTGCCAGAATAGACGATGTGCTGTATGTAGATGATGCCATGAGAAGATCCGTCTCTGCCACAGAGTCCCCTGCCCTATTCAGCATCGGTGGACTCAACGGTCGGCCTGCTGCTCAGAAACCTTTCTCTGTGCAAAGCTCTCCATACGGTTCCCCATTTGCAACGCCTTCTCTAAGTATAGCATCGAGGACCCCGAGGAGGGCACCGCTGCTGTATAGGAGCGGCACTAGTGAAAAGGGGGTATTGGGTGAATCAGAGAAAGCATGGTCGTACGCTGGAAATCTGAGCTCAAGAAGAGTGACGGGAGTGACACCGGAGAGAGATTGA
- the LOC106305892 gene encoding uncharacterized protein LOC106305892 isoform X2 — protein MMAAGEARAVWQRKVSRYLVQEDAKRAPKFTSSHSSSSSSTKQPNQKAQVKTPMEAGVDKHELGAKSFKPESFQELIETRESYGSFGKDESSEKHFDPTSPWNPLSSEKAGPWWRTTDKDELASLVAQRSLHFVENCDLPTPQKMKRSYYHGSSPHEHWPSSRKKRTEEASSESDLSKSELLEALRRSQTRAREAKNMAKEACAGKA, from the exons ATGATGGCAGCAGGAGAAGCAAGAGCAGTGTGGCAAAGAAAAGTTAGCCGTTACTTAGTCCAAGAAGACGCTAAAAGAGCTCCCAAGTTCACCTCTTCCCACTCTTCTTCTTCTTCTTCAACCAAACAG CCAAACCAGAAGGCCCAAGTGAAGACGCCAATGGAGGCTGGGGTTGATAAACATGAACTGGGAGCAAAGTCTTTCAAGCCTGAAAGCTTTCAAGAGTTAATAGAGACAAGAGAGAGTTATGGTTCTTTTGGGAAAGATGAATCTTCTGAGAAACATTTCGATCCCACCTCTCCATGGAATCCTCTCTCGAGCGAGAAAGCTGGACCCTGGTGGCGAACTACAGACAAAGATGAGTTAGCTTCCTTGGTTGCACAAAGGTCTCTACACTTTGTTGAGAATTGTGATCTACCGACACCACAGAAGATGAAACGCTCTTATTATCATGGTAGTAGTCCACACGAGCACTGGCCAAGCAGCCGCAAGAAGAGAACCGAGGAGGCTTCCTCTGAGTCCGATTTGAGCAAATCAGAGCTGCTAGAAGCCCTGAGGCGTTCTCAGACAAGAGCTAGGGAAGCTAAAAACATGGCTAAAGAAGCATGCGCAGGGAAAGCGTAA
- the LOC106305892 gene encoding uncharacterized protein LOC106305892 isoform X1, protein MMAAGEARAVWQRKVSRYLVQEDAKRAPKFTSSHSSSSSSTKQVEEDFVSSPPSVVHPQNQSPCAPFMPLFQPNQKAQVKTPMEAGVDKHELGAKSFKPESFQELIETRESYGSFGKDESSEKHFDPTSPWNPLSSEKAGPWWRTTDKDELASLVAQRSLHFVENCDLPTPQKMKRSYYHGSSPHEHWPSSRKKRTEEASSESDLSKSELLEALRRSQTRAREAKNMAKEACAGKA, encoded by the coding sequence ATGATGGCAGCAGGAGAAGCAAGAGCAGTGTGGCAAAGAAAAGTTAGCCGTTACTTAGTCCAAGAAGACGCTAAAAGAGCTCCCAAGTTCACCTCTTCCCACTCTTCTTCTTCTTCTTCAACCAAACAGGTTGAAGAAGATTTTGTCTCTTCTCCTCCTTCTGTTGTTCATCCTCAGAACCAATCACCTTGTGCACCTTTCATGCCTCTGTTTCAGCCAAACCAGAAGGCCCAAGTGAAGACGCCAATGGAGGCTGGGGTTGATAAACATGAACTGGGAGCAAAGTCTTTCAAGCCTGAAAGCTTTCAAGAGTTAATAGAGACAAGAGAGAGTTATGGTTCTTTTGGGAAAGATGAATCTTCTGAGAAACATTTCGATCCCACCTCTCCATGGAATCCTCTCTCGAGCGAGAAAGCTGGACCCTGGTGGCGAACTACAGACAAAGATGAGTTAGCTTCCTTGGTTGCACAAAGGTCTCTACACTTTGTTGAGAATTGTGATCTACCGACACCACAGAAGATGAAACGCTCTTATTATCATGGTAGTAGTCCACACGAGCACTGGCCAAGCAGCCGCAAGAAGAGAACCGAGGAGGCTTCCTCTGAGTCCGATTTGAGCAAATCAGAGCTGCTAGAAGCCCTGAGGCGTTCTCAGACAAGAGCTAGGGAAGCTAAAAACATGGCTAAAGAAGCATGCGCAGGGAAAGCGTAA